CTGTGAGCCATTTGTGAATACTATTTTGGAACCTGTCCATACACaattcataataaaatcatagaaGAATGTAAAATATGTAGTGTCCAACCAAATATGCCTACTGCGAAAAAACCCAAGTTACACAGGTTAGACATATGACCTTAAAAAAAGCTTATAAAGCTTAGGCAATCCTCACCTAACAAAAAGGATGATTTAGGCCCGAAGTCCCAATTCTAAGATGGTACAAGAGTTTATCATAGGTTCGGTGACAGAGTTCTACAAAGTTTATACAATTCTAAAccttatatgttttattttgtggGTTTTGTAATGTAAGAACTATTCAAGCCTTATAACTTATAAGCACTACTTAGGTCATATCTCTAGTTGATGCGAGACTCgatacaataaaaaagaaaacaaaaagaaacaacaatttttgCAAGTTTCTAACCAGCAATTTTTGTGCCTCCATAATATATATTAGTTGCATCAACATCAGGAAATATGCCCTCTCCAAAGACATTTTTGCAAAGGTCCAAATGGTATCTGCAATTTATGAGCACCACTCCGTAAATATTTACAGGATCATGAAAACtagaaatattaaaatatagtttttttatgcTATGTATACAAAAGAGGACGAAAGGAATATTGTCAAGAGAGAAGTATATTAACAATGGAAATAAGGATATTGCCTTGTGTCGACTTTTGAGGAGCGTATACTGTCATTTGAGGGAGCCACCTGAAAGTATGCAACCTCAGTACAAACTTGAAACCACCACAGTCTACCAGAACTGTTTTCAGTGATAGCGGCGTTCTTCAAGTTGTTTTGGTTATAATCTTGTGTACTTTCACCTTCAGTTCCAAGGTAAAACTCTTTGATAAATTTGGCATAAGCATCCTGCATAGTGAATTATATATGTGCCAACTTAGAACTATacaataagataaaaaaaattacatgactGTACTGTATGACAAAGGAAAAATATTACTAAgcaaggaaaaataaaaatgaaaggtGAATTTAATTTGAACATCCAAAACAAGTTCATTCAGGATTGAGCCGTTTCGAAATGTTTTGGCAGAAGTAGCTAAACTGAAAAACATACCACCAAATCCTCGCCGTCCTTCTTCGCTTTAACAAGAGGCTTGCATAATATATCAGGATTCCCGTATTGAAACTAAAACATTCACAAAGAAGACATGGTAAAGTTTAAATACAAGATATTGTAAGAAAGAATTAATAAAAAAGCAGCATGAGTCAAATGAATTACCGCTGTAACAGCAGCATCAGCCAAGAAATACAAGAAGTCACCATCAATTTCAAGCTGCAAAACAAGAAGTTCCCAACATGAGAATCGTAGAAGAAAATCTAGTGGAGACTCTGGAGCGTGAAATTGTATATGGCTAAAGTATAATATGCTTTAGAAGGTGTAAGAAAGAAACAAGCATACATCAGCTGCATTAAAAGAAGCCTTCAATGCCTTTCCATTAGTTACAAGTTTTCGTTCGATAAGTCGAGTGGTTTCTTGTAATGCTGCCTTACATTCAACACCTGCTGACTCACCAATCTGCATGTTAAAGACAGAAATCTAAATTTTGACACTAGAAAATAgtgaattttgtaaaatatacaCCATCTTGACACACAAAAATGTCTGACCAAGAAGGAGAAATCACTATCTTCACCTGCTGATCAAATTCTGTGAAGTTGTAAACAGCAAGAACAACTGCAGAACTTGCAAGACTTCCACATGTTAAATGCGGAAACTTAAGACGGAACCATGCACTGAGAGCTCCAGGATATGAAACACCAAATACGAACCAGGGATTGTCGGCATTTGTTCTATTAAGCTTTGCATTTAAAGAGTCCTACAAGAATATAATGCCAGCTTTGGATCCACCGAGATATTTTCATTTAGTACATGCAATGCAGTGCAACTAGTACTAAGTATTAGAAATTTATTAAATTGggaaaccaaatttttttatgacatgTAAACAGAAATCATGTAAATCTAATTTCATTTGAATTGACATAAACATTGTTCTTTTCTGGACGTGTAATTGACAATTAGTTCCTGATTTCAATCTATATCTCAAACCCGACTCAAGGTCAACGAAATCCTGAAATCTTTTTCAGAAAGCTTTTATCATAAGTTTATGGATtctataatttgattttaaataacTTATGCATGAACAAGATATCTCATTTTCCAATATTACTATTCATTGCATTTATTGATGCCAAGCAGTCATAAAACAGAAAGGTAATTTGCCTGGTAATTCTGGCGAAAAACAGCCAAATCAAAGAGCGCCTGCTTAGATGAAAGATATCTCAAATTTTTTGTCGCCAGAGATTTAAATGGCGAACTCTTCCCATAATAGCGATGCTCAAGAGAAACCACAGCTGCTCCAAACTTCTTTGCCAGAACCTATAGATGTTTAAAGCAAATGGACATATATTAGCTTAATAAAAGCCACAATATATGTAAAAGAAAGATTGTCAATCTTATTGGTCACTATAATCTATAGGATTCAATCGAGACATATTAGAACAACAAATATACATTGCGCAAAAAAAGCATACAGGCTATATCATATGATAATACAAAACTGAACCAATAATAGCAACTTACACCAATATAGTCATTTCTTATCCCATCGCATGAATATTCACCACAGATCACCAAAAACACCGGTCCATCTGGAATCCGAAAATGGTCAAGGAACTCATAGTAACGCTGTTGGAATTTGCGGTGATCCTGCAGTGAATTTATAAAGCATACAAATAAGAAGaatagaccaaattaaaatgtGTTACGTAAAGTGGATAAACAGATTCTACACTCGTGAAAAACTTAacagaatattttaaaaacaagaCTCCTATCAAAATATCCTCCTTTCTCAAATCATTGCATAATGTCATACTTTTTGAACAGTTTCATTTACAACCAGCATGTATGCTTTAgttgataaacaacttaatttgcagcttatgTCATTAGCTCTTATCATGATACGCGCTTATCTATAaactatttcaataaaaaatgataaaataaatttaaattattttcgtaTAAGATGTTTTGATAAGTAATCTtgaaaaacttatgaaaataagctgaaaacaatttatgaaatatgtcataagctattttcataagttctgtCTCAAAAGAGTTTGTatcagtagataaactcaaattgGAGAATTGCATTTGATTTTAttgagaagagaaaagaaacaaGTAGTACATAGGGAGAGTAGTGATCGAGGGTTTGGGGGAACCACAATTCTTCCTTAGTCAGATATCTTGCAGATTCAGACAAACGACGTCGAAGCAAATGAGGTGTTGCCGACACTGTAGAGATGAAGAACAGAAACACCAACAAACACGGCGACATCATCAATGTCCAACAGTTCAAccttgaaaattaaattaatggggtTCTGTCTCTCGtccttgtttgtttttcttttgttaaattgatttttcaatttttatttattttgaggttgattttctaattcttttgaTCCTTTTAAAATCGAAACTAAATTATCCTTTCAAAATTGAGAATGCGGGGCATTAGTTAAAGTCATAAAATAAGTaagcttccttaaaaaaaaaaaaaagtaagtttgtattaaaaaattgtgtaattattattaagaaaaaaataaagattgtttttacacacaatttttttattaatagaattatTAACCAAATGCTCTTAGAGCATTATTAGTAGTTAGCAACACACATTAACAAAAATTGATAATATAGttagactggtgctagtcacacacaaaaaaaaaaagttacacttaaatttatttaaaattttacaataatatcaaaattgctctcttcatgtaaatttttaaaaacccatcttttatgatcattctgaaccctttccctctttcatccacaaatcaccatagatgtgcaaccaatatctgaatcaacatctatGTTATTGATCTGTAATATATTCATAAaagttagtgaatttcatgaatttcattttcgatgagtttctatttgtttattgtttgttttggtatgagatatgcctgtcagtcaatttgattttaagtaagaggttagtgtaaattaagtttacgtgtatgtatataaaaggggttagtgaGTTTACGTAtataggttaatgtaaattcaagtttacgtatgttcaatttaggttaatgtaaattcagtttacttacattcaatttaggttaatgtaaattaagtttacttatgttcaatttaggttaatgtaaatttagtttacgtatgtatataagaggttagtgtaaattcagtttacttacgttcaatctagcttaatgtaaattaagtttacttacgttcaatctaggttaatgtaaattaagtttacgtatgtatataagaggttagtgtaaattcagtttacttacgttcaatctagcttaatgtaaattaagtttacttacgttcaatctaggttaatgtaaattaagtttgtaaattcagctacttacgttcaatctaggttaatgtaaattaagtttacttatgttcaatttaggttaatgtaaattaagtttacttatgttcaatttacgttaatgtaaatttagttaatttaaaatttttattttagttaaagggtatattagtcattatgggatgtaatttgttttttttggggtgtgactagcaccaatCATATAGTTAATGTatctaatttttgtattttactaattaaattgtcttttttttttttgaaagaaagaaagaactaAATTGTGAATTTTACTAAattgtactccctccattttaaaatgagtgtcgttttagccaattACACAAATATTAAGGAAtggaataaagtagtcaaatgtcataacaattttaccaaattatcctaatcaactattggtttgttttttattaaagaaaaaaaataatattttggaagtagtgtaacatagtattaattgaagagtacaattgaaaaaaagaagttattattgcattgaaaaatggaagtgacattcattttgaaatattttattttagctaaaacgacactcattttaaaattaaagggATATTTTGTTGAGAACATATCATACGATAATGACATTTCTATATAAAAATGATGAGAATGAATTTAAACCATCATATCTAAATAGATGGTTCAAATTAAAAACTCTAAtttaatttaagggttaaatatgtttttggtccttataaaataggggccttttaagtttagtccttatttaattttaatgattcttttagtctataaaaaaaaaattctgcactcagtattagtccctcctcaattcaaatttgtttaatttatgtttaaactcttgagtttttgaacaattttttactgacgtgttaagaacattactaaaagttcctatgcaaaaaattgtcgcaaaatttgatttctacgtctagattttgttaattttatctttaacttttgcagttttaaaaaattcatatttaattcgtttcatgttaaaaaattctaaattttagtaaatgaacctttcatagtgttctaaacttgtctcaaaaaatcattcaaaaatttaagagtttaaggataattaaacaaactttgttgtaatagggactaaaattaaaagtaattcttttttgtaaggactaaacaatttattaaaattaaataaagattaaacttaaaaagtcCCTAtcttatagggactaaaaacctatttaatccttaatttaattaacacaTGTGTCTTTTTACACTCAATCATTTTGTGAATCTTTCATCTTCCATCATGCCATTCTCTTTCTGTCAAGGAAGTTCCAAGTAATTGATCTACCATAACATATTATTAATAAGCATGTCATAATCTTCTTGGAATGGGATTCAAGCATTCTGtgaaagttttaatttttaattaaatttgtcaTCAAGCAATTTCAAGGGTGAAACGTTGTAGGAATTCAAGCAATTTCAAGCATGTCATAATTATTGATTAATAGCTTGTTGTAGGAAAAGAATTTCCTCTCACAATCCTCATATGAAACTCTTTCaagtaataaataatacaaGAAATTTCACAGAATTaatcaaattgaaattgaaacaaaattcaACACAATCCCTAAATCCCAAAAAAAGAGTCAAGGGTGAACAAAATGCAGAATTGAAAACGAAGAAGAGGAAGTCAAGGGCGAGAGAGTTGTGGTGGGCAAAAGAAGAAATGGAGGAGAACACAGATCTGGAAAAGGCAAACGCAGGAAGAAGAAAGGTCACGTAggtttgggtttttttttggCACATGATGATTGAGTGTAGAAAGACATATgcgttaattaaattaaagctTTTAATCCGAACCTTCTATTTAGATCTGATGGTTTAAATTCattctcatcattctcataTTACATGTTCTcgtattttgtttatatttaatttgacattttatatttcaatgcAAATTAATAATAGTATTTATTAaagatatgttaaaaaaataaataataaatgcatctaataaTTTATATAGAGTCTATATTTAaagacttgatttttttttcttctaatggGGACTTATTATTATGGATAAAGAGAGTATAGTTGAATGGACATtggttaaataaataaataaacatagaaATATTGTTGCAAATGGTGAATTTAACCTTTTAGAAGGttaaaaatgattgtttttaatacattttttttcttacttttttaaCCGATGTCTCCGTGACTTAGTTTTGGGATGTCAATTGAACTGATTTCGAATGGGTATGTGCAAAAAATATCCATGTCGGATAGAGTAAAAATCACATTATTTTACATAATGTGAACCCTCCTAAGGATAATATACATAAGGTTAAAGAGAGAACTTTGACTCTCTCTTTAACTTTATGTCTATTATTAAGAGAGTAAAAACCAAATTTTGAGTAAATTTTTTGCGCATGaactttttataatgttttaaacaagtctttaaaaaatcattcaaaattcttaaaatttaaacataattaaacaaattttaatttaaccgGAACTAAAACTAGGCGATAAACTTTTTTATATTGACTATATTTACCTAGACCAAAGATTTATTCAACCAAAAAGTAATGtaataaatatgataaattagtttgctaaaaaaatgataaattattgATGTAATAgaagattatttaaaaaaaaaaaaagggcacGAAAAACTAGtaagaaatggaaaaaagaaGGTATAGACATAGAAAGGTAAGGGCTACTCACTCTGCTCTTGAAGAAGCTTCTTGAAGAAGCTTAGTAGCTTGTTTTCCCTCTTTCTCTTGTTAAGGGAGATACCGTCTGTGAGAGAAACTTAACTCACTAGCTTGCCTGAAAACCGGCAACGACCAAAACAGATCCAAAACTAAGCAAGCAGAAACAATGGTGGTATCATCCAAACGAAGAAAACTGGTAACGGGTGAAGAAGAAAACGAAGACAGAATCAGCTACTTACCCGACGGTGTTTTGAACCATATCCTTTCATTCCTCCCTACAAAAACCTCAGTTTCCACCGCTCGACTTTCTAGCCGGTGGCGCCACCTCTGGCAGCATCTCTCCGTTCTTCACTTCTCCGATGACTCCCATGAGTATGTCGACCAACCAGCGGAGCGTTTCAAGAGTTTCGCTCTTCTAGTTAACGGTGTCCTGGCTCTCCTACGTAATCCCCGTGCCATTCAGAAGATGAGTCTCAGCTGTGTTCATTCCTTCACGGACGATAAGTTTCGTGAATATTCCGTAGAGACTTGGGTTCGTGCTGCCATTGGACCCCACCTTCATGAACTCGAGCTTACTCTCTTTTGCGACGAAGATGCTCCCGACTTCAAGCTACCGCAAGCCCTCTTCTCATGCCCTAATCTAGTTTCACTCAGGCATGCATGCACTCACGCACTTTCATTTTTATACACtacattttggttttaaaacatttttctttgctttttgtAGTTGTAATGTTGTGTCCTTCAATATTTGTTTGGAATGAAGAACCAGACACAAATACGACATCTACACCAATGATAATTTGaggaaacaaattaattaaatgtgaTATGTGTGAGTGTTGTGTATTGGACTTCAGACACACCTTTAATCAGAGGTATAGGTGTTACGGTGGtagtaaaaaaaatctagattTGAATTGTTAAATCTTACGATTTTGCGCTTATACTTTCCCTCAACAATTATGAGCATAAGCAAAATCTTATTTTGGTGGACACTTATATAATCTATGGATCTTCGAAACGAACGATTTTACGATCTTGGTCGTGGTGGTGGAACTAGAGAAAacaattttggttttggttttattaAGACTTATGAGTTTGAATTGCATTAGTGTTATGCAACTATGTTGTAATGTGAGCTATGCTTATGATTTTaaattggcttaattgcacttttggacccctatcttttcaaaagttgcggttatggacccctaactaatttaaatacaaaacagccccctatgttttgattctttggcagttttggacccccaaggcaaaataaaaataaaaaatttgacacgtggcacctcacttagggtgccacgtcagcgttgaccgagtcaacattggactgggggttcaaaactgccaaagaatcaaaacatagggggttgttttgtatttaaattagtttggGGTCCATAagcgcaacttttgaaaagataggggtccaaaagtggaATTAAGCCTTTTAAATTTACACAAGTATTTCAAGTGTGATTTAAGATGTTTTTGTCTTACTTATGCTATTTTACATGCatacatatgattttttttttttttgaagaagcataGATATGAACTTATATgcacatatataatatatttgacATTTATGAGTTTTGTATAATCGTACATTTACGATTTTACTTCCCCCTACTGATCTTGCATAAAATCTAGACCTTGACTACCTTGGTTACGGCGGTTGGAATTTGTCATTTTAATAGCTagaacatttgattttatattagacCATTTCAATATGGCTACATAAGGATAAGGATTGAAATGAATACTCCACACACATTATAGACCGTTTTAAACATGAACAAATTTTAggagactaaaacaaaacaagaaagtcCAAAAGTAAAAACTagtatatttgatttgtttggtttctGAATTGTGATATATAACATTTTCTTGTTTGTTCGTCAGTCTCTCTGGTGCAGTTCATGTAAGCATCCAACACTCCACGGCTGTTAGTTTGCCATCACTAAAGATGTTGATGATCGACATTGGTTATGTTGAAGTATCTTCTGTGAATGCACTTCTTGATGGCTGCTCAAGTATAGAAATTCTGGATCTTGGCTTTTCAGCCCAAAGCTTGGATAAAGTTTGTGTCCCGCCTTCCTTGAAAAGGTTGAAAATCACCATTGAGAATGATGTTGGAGCTTACTTGGAAGTAAATGCGCCGGATCTTCAATACCTTAACATTACCCAAATCACATTCGGCGAAGGTTTCAGCTTGTACAGCTTGCCCAACGTGGTGGAAGCGTATCTTGATGTCTTTCCCACGTCGCTTGGTTCCATCGTACCTTTGCACAACCTCTTTGGCGCTCTCTCTGGGGCAAAACATCTCATGTTGAGTCGTTCAA
Above is a genomic segment from Medicago truncatula cultivar Jemalong A17 chromosome 5, MtrunA17r5.0-ANR, whole genome shotgun sequence containing:
- the LOC11426473 gene encoding probable serine protease EDA2, whose product is MMSPCLLVFLFFISTVSATPHLLRRRLSESARYLTKEELWFPQTLDHYSPYDHRKFQQRYYEFLDHFRIPDGPVFLVICGEYSCDGIRNDYIGVLAKKFGAAVVSLEHRYYGKSSPFKSLATKNLRYLSSKQALFDLAVFRQNYQDSLNAKLNRTNADNPWFVFGVSYPGALSAWFRLKFPHLTCGSLASSAVVLAVYNFTEFDQQIGESAGVECKAALQETTRLIERKLVTNGKALKASFNAADLEIDGDFLYFLADAAVTAFQYGNPDILCKPLVKAKKDGEDLVDAYAKFIKEFYLGTEGESTQDYNQNNLKNAAITENSSGRLWWFQVCTEVAYFQVAPSNDSIRSSKVDTRYHLDLCKNVFGEGIFPDVDATNIYYGGTKIAGSKIVFTNGSQDPWRRASKQISSPNMPSYTITCHNCGHGTDMRGCPQSPFNIEGNEKNCTSPDAVHKVRQKIIEHMDLWLSQCQDTGRTCI
- the LOC11430266 gene encoding F-box/LRR-repeat protein At1g06630, which gives rise to MVVSSKRRKLVTGEEENEDRISYLPDGVLNHILSFLPTKTSVSTARLSSRWRHLWQHLSVLHFSDDSHEYVDQPAERFKSFALLVNGVLALLRNPRAIQKMSLSCVHSFTDDKFREYSVETWVRAAIGPHLHELELTLFCDEDAPDFKLPQALFSCPNLVSLSLSGAVHVSIQHSTAVSLPSLKMLMIDIGYVEVSSVNALLDGCSSIEILDLGFSAQSLDKVCVPPSLKRLKITIENDVGAYLEVNAPDLQYLNITQITFGEGFSLYSLPNVVEAYLDVFPTSLGSIVPLHNLFGALSGAKHLMLSRSTTKVKVFL